The Seriola aureovittata isolate HTS-2021-v1 ecotype China chromosome 3, ASM2101889v1, whole genome shotgun sequence genome includes a region encoding these proteins:
- the LOC130166419 gene encoding N-acetyllactosaminide beta-1,3-N-acetylglucosaminyltransferase 2-like, whose translation MSVTCRKARVCYVMMLNVFLCVLIGVLRNHGHDKGDRRVIRIPTETFWRQHAVSASFWNKEQQRLDFIYNPVINSAISGNSIAELPDWLNDTGPLDPCEPDYRVPTQIVDYNTLPKQLQDFLLHMRCRTYPMMINQRRVCDEKPFLLLAVKSLTPHFDRRQAIRETWGRAGVLANRTVATVFLLGDTMSVDHFPDLLGMVGHEANLHKDLLQWDYRDTFFNLTLKEVLFLEWFSQNCPQAQYVLQGDDDVFVNTLRIIDFLEGLSEVKAKDLFIGDVISNAGPHRDKKLKYFIPESVFVGRYPPYAGGGGYLYSGELALRLHNISQQVVLYPIDDVYTGMCLRKLGLVPEKHSGFRTFDIEEKYRYNSCIYRSLMLVHSRTPQEMLKIWSWIVRPELECQ comes from the coding sequence ATGTCTGTGACCTGCCGGAAAGCGAGGGTGTGCTACGTGATGATGCTCAACGTCTTCCTCTGCGTCCTGATCGGCGTGTTACGTAACCACGGGCACGACAAAGGTGACCGCCGTGTGATTCGAATCCCGACCGAGACGTTTTGGCGGCAACACGCAGTGAGCGCATCGTTCTGGAACAAGGAGCAGCAGCGCCTGGACTTCATCTACAACCCCGTCATCAACTCCGCGATCTCCGGTAACTCCATCGCCGAGCTGCCGGATTGGCTGAACGACACCGGGCCCCTCGACCCCTGTGAACCAGACTACAGAGTCCCCACGCAGATCGTGGACTACAACACGCTCCCGAAGCAATTACAGGATTTTCTTTTGCACATGCGCTGCAGGACGTACCCCATGATGATAAACCAGCGCCGCGTCTGTGACGAGAAACCCTTCCTGCTGTTGGCGGTCAAATCCCTGACCCCGCATTTTGACCGTCGGCAGGCTATTCGTGAAACCTGGGGACGGGCGGGCGTCTTAGCCAATCGGACCGTGGCGACCGTGTTCCTGCTCGGCGACACCATGTCAGTGGACCACTTCCCAGACCTGCTGGGTATGGTGGGCCACGAGGCGAACCTCCACAAAGACCTCCTCCAGTGGGACTATCGGGACACCTTCTTCAACCTCACCCTGAAGGAGGTCCTCTTCCTGGAGTGGTTCAGCCAAAACTGTCCCCAGGCCCAGTACGTCCTCCAGGGCGACGACGACGTCTTTGTCAACACTTTGCGAATTATCGACTTCCTGGAAGGCCTGTCGGAGGTCAAGGCGAAGGATTTGTTCATAGGCGATGTCATCAGCAACGCGGGTCCACACCGAGACAAAAAACTGAAGTACTTCATCCCTGAGAGCGTGTTTGTGGGCCGGTACCCGCCCTACGCCGGCGGCGGAGGTTATCTGTACTCTGGGGAGTTGGCGCTACGCCTTCACAACATCTCTCAACAGGTCGTCCTGTATCCCATCGATGACGTGTATACGGGGATGTGTCTGAGGAAGCTGGGTCTGGTTCCCGAGAAGCACAGTGGGTTCAGGACCTTTGACATTGAGGAGAAGTACAGGTACAACAGCTGCATCTACAGGAGCCTGATGCTGGTTCACAGCCGGACGCCGCAGGAGATGTTGAAGATCTGGTCGTGGATCGTCCGTCCGGAGCTGGAGTGCCAGTGA